In Fibrobacter sp. UWH6, the sequence AATTTCTGCTACATGTTTGAAAGAGGACATAAAAGAGAAAGACCCGGTGCAGATGAGTTATATTATGTTCCAGGCTTATTTCTTAAGCTTTATTTTCAATTAAACAAAAATTCATACGAGTTAAAAAGTCGTTATGCTCTAGTTGAATTACAAGATAAAACAGAAAACACAACCATATTTGAAGCTACTCTTGACAATATTGGCAATGAAAAACCTTTAGCAAAGCAAAGATTCAACGATTCCGAAATATCCAGCATTGTAGATAACTTCTTTTACACAATCGTTTCAAACTATTCAATGCAGTCTTTTGTAGATGACAATTACAAGAGACAAATTTATTTTTATGCCGATAAAGACGATATAAATCGGATAGAACAAAAGAAGGAATTTATAGATCACGACTGCAAAGCAGCATATCCGCACAGCTGGATTTCACCTATTTTCCACAAAAATGACGGCTATATAAGATCTCTAGTTTTAAACCCTTATCGTCATAATGGAAACATCAATTTATCAAATGAATTCAAATTATCAAAAGAACGAGTTGCATCATTATTCATTTCCATAGACACGATAGACATTCCCAAACGATATTTTTTTAGACCATACAAATTTAGTCACCTAGAAATAAAACTTAATGCAAAAAAATTCCAATATTACTTAGACGACTTCCTACGAGAATTCGAAAACATAAACAACCCTCGTCCAATTCCGAAAGAGAGCCTTATCCTTGATTTTTTACGCAAAACCAATGATGATTTCGGGCTCGCAATCCAGAATATCTTTAAACTACCTAATCTCCAAACTGAAGAAATCAAATTAAACGATTACGAAAAATTCGAAAATTTTTGTTACTGTGTAGCCTACATTAAACTGAAACTTTATAAAATAACAAAAAAATATGACGCTTACAAGGACTTTAAAGAGGTTCTCAATCTTCACTATGGTGAAAATTTTGTTCAAATTGAAGGAGCCGCATCTCAAATTAACGACTTGCTACAATTTGTGCTAAAGGATCCTTCTCATATAACAAAAAAAATAAGGCGACTAGTCAACTTTCTATGTTTAGCCAAAGGAACGTACCTAAAAAAAATAACCAAAAAGAATTTTACTCAATATTTTAATGAAAAATCCGTTTTCTATAATGCAGATGGTAAAACTGACGAAGAGCCTATAGAACATCGTCCGCAAACAGCCGATGATTATTTATCCCCTCAAATTTATGACGACTGTCTTCCTCCAGCGCTTTTTGATTGGGAATTATATTTAAATAAAATTGACAAAAACGAAAACATTATAACAGATGAAATGGGAAATCCAATAGAGATTCCATACAATCAAATGAGTTCAGGAGAAGTCCAGTTTTTACAAACATTCTCTATACATGCATATCACTTAATGAACTTGGTATCAATTTCAAATAAAAGTGGTCGACCCAAATACAACAATTTCAATTTAGTTTTTGACGAAGTTGAAATATGCATGCATCCAGAAATGCAAAGGGTATTTATAAAAAAAATAATTGACCTACTAGTGGATTTGGAAACAGGTAATAACAATTCATACAACATCTTTATAATTACTCATTCTCCGTTCATTCTTTCCGACATTCCCACAGAAAATATTTTATATCTTGAAGATGGATGTGCTATTGAAGAAAAACGCAGGAAGCCAACTTTCGCACAGAATATCGGCGACATGATGTACAGTTCTTTCTTTATGGAAAAGACTATTGGTGAATTTGCAGAAGAAAAACTAAAAGAACTTATCCGCAAAAGACAGGGAAAGAAGACCCACATGTCAGATCAAGAAGCTGATGCCATTTTAAAATCTATCGGCGACCCTGTCATCAGAAGCCTTATTGAAGAAATAGAGGCTAACGATGATTAAAATAGAGATAGATGACCAAATCAGAACTGAAATAGAAACCCTTCATTGGAAATGGTTCTGGAATTATGTTCAAAAAAAAGAAATTCCTTTAGTCAAACCACTTAAAAATGGAAAAAGGGATGTTTTCTCCTTTTTAGAGGATATTTTCGGTTGGAATAAAGACGCTTTACATAGTCTCATTCTCGCCGAAAATGAACCAAAAGCAAAAAACAATTCTAGTTTATTAGACTATATAGCAGAAGATAATGATATTAGAAAAAAATACCTCAATAAAAAAGATAACAAGATAAGCATTAAAAAAAGGGGATGGAAATCACCCCAAAAACATACAGTTCATCAAATAATGCTTGAATACTTTGGTTACGAAGCATTTTCTAACGGAGTTGCCTTATCGGAGGTTCCTCAAATAAAAAACTGGAATGCTTACTCTTTTACAAAAACTTTAAACACAAATGTTTGCCCGTATTGTGGTCGTCAGTACATCTTCACCATAAGTGATGGGAATGGACGTCCACAAATAGACCATTTCTATCCAAAAGAAGAATACCCTTATTTATCTTGCTCGCTATACAATTTTATACCATCCTGCTCTCTTTGTAATCAACAAAAAAGCAATGTATTTAACAAATATTTAAAGGATGATAAAATAAAGAAAAAAAAGGCATTAATAGCAAAAGATAATTTCATTTCAACCCTATACCCATATGCAGAATCTTTTGAGGATAAAAATTCTAAGGGCGAATCCTATGCAAAATTCCATGTTTTTTACAAGGAACCAAAACAAGATGAATTTTTAGATACTCCGAAAAGCAAAACTTCATTAAACGACGTGATATCAGTCGGCATAAAAGTTAACGATTCTCCAATAAAAGATAAAATTCACAACTCCATTGAAGCTTTTCATCTAAACGAATTGTACTCTTGTCACAAAATCGAGCTTGAAGATCTACTTACTCGCTACCGCAACTACTCCAAACCAAAGATTGACGAAATAACCAAGCTCATTGTCAATGCACAACTAAGCACCCAAGCATTGGACGACACAGTCAATCAAGTCGCCAAAATTTATACAAAACGAATCAAACGAACCATTCTCGGTCTCCCCCTCGGTGCAGGAGACAAGCAATACCCACTACGCAAATTCAAAGAAGACATCATTGAACAACTAGATAACACAAGGCAAAAGATGCAGGAAGAAGCCAAATCAAGCAAGTAACCCATCTATTGCCCCCATTGCTTCCCCGCACACATCATTGTATATTTCCATTGAAGAACAGTCATGCCAAAGAAAATATTTTTTTGCCACATTCCAAAGGACTGCTTTGTAAAAAATTACGAGCAGACTCGTGAAAATTAGGAATTTTTAAATTATGAGTAATTGTGCTTTATGCCTACAAAACAAACCACTGCGTGAATCTCACATTATACCAAAATTCGCCTATGCTCCCGTTCAAGACAACATAAGACGGTCTTTACCTATCGGAACTTCAAATACACCTTTACGCTTTGTACAAAGTGGAATAAAAACGTATCTCCTCTGCGATGATTGTGAGGAAATTTTTTGTAACTACGAAAAAGAACTTGGAACATTTCTTAAAGAAATTCAAAATGGTAGTGATAGGATTTCAAAAAGCCCTGAAAGCAATTCGTTATTATTTGCATCCAACTTCAACTTTGACAAAATTCATAAAGCCATATTATCTATTATTTGGCGTTTAAGTATTATTCCTCAGTCATCTTTTTTTGATAAATATTATCTAGGCACAAAAAATCAAGAGCGAATAAGAGATCTTTTACTAAACAACAAGCCTTTGCCTTTTTTTTCATATCCAATTACAGCTGACAAAATCACTATAAAAGGAGAACCCAGAGATGATCTTATTTTGTGCTATCAACAAAGTAGAGCTTCCCTAGGAAACGTTATTATTCAAACTATTACTCTATATGGCGTAACATTCAATATTTACATGAAGGAAGATATCACTCCATTTTTCGGAAAAGACAAAGAAATCTTATATCTCGGGGGACCATACAACCCTATTCTGCATCAAGAATTGTCCACCTTAAAAATTGATCCAGAACTCCTTGCAAATATTCGGTCCAAAGAAATTGCAGAAAAAATGAGTCTTTTAAAATTGCATTCTCGTAATAGAGATTCCGCTGCAAAATCTCCATAGTACAAAGGATTCCGGCGACGGAGGGCTAAAATAGGAAGAAGGCATCCCTTCATGCTCATTTTTTTGAAATAGAACTAATTTTCATCATCTACAGCAATTAAACTTCAGTAAAATCAAAGCTGTTCCGCGCCAACAAAAATTAATATTTTTTGAAAAATCTACCAAAATTTAGTATATTTTTGAAAGAAATTAAGAATTTTTGAAAATGAACGGCGCTGGTTATCAATTTTTGATTGAAAAGTACGAGCTTGAGGTTCCGCAGCCTCTGGTCCGTTGTTTTTTCACGGAATCCTCGACAAAATCCGAGCGCACGTCTTACGGTCAAACAGAAATCTTCTTTCCAAAGTGGCGCCACGCCTTTGACGACACCTGGCAAAACCACTTGAATTTCGCCCTGAAATACGAAGGCGTCAACCTAGAAATTCTAAAGGCGTTTTTCGCAAAGGTCCCTGAGGCAGAGTTCGTCAAGGAAGTCCAGTCAAAGCCAACCGGAAAATATTGCCGCAGAATTTGGTTCCTGTACGAATTCCTTACAGGCAAAACATTGCCTCTCGAAGACGTGACCACAGGAGTGTTTGTAGAACTGTTGGATGGCGACGTGCAGTTCGCATTACCAAGCAAGAACTCCGCAAAGGAAAGACGACAGAGAATACTGAACAACCTCCCCGGCAACAGATATTTTTGCCCCCTGGTGCGACTTACGCCCTCCGTAAAGGAATTCCGTGCGGAAGTCCTGAAGGAACAATCCGATCAGCTACTGTCTCAATACTCTCCCGAGCTACTTTACCGAGCCGTCCAATACCTGTACATCAAGGAGACCAAGTCATCCTTCGCCATTGAACGTGAAACGCCAAGCCAAAAGCGAATGGACGATTTCGTCAATCTGTTAAAAGAGGTTGAAAAGGATTGCCTTTCCCAAGAAAGCCTCTGCAAGGTGCAGGAAAAAATTGTCGATCAGCGATATGCTCAAAACACATGGCGCAACGATCAAGTGTATGTAGGCGAAACACTTTCCCCCACCGAAGAGCGAGTTCACTACATAGCGCCAAGGCCGGAAGATATTCCCGAATTGATGGGCGCATATCTTCAATTTGCACAGAGTCTTTGCAGCGCCGATTGTGACGCCGTAGTATCAGCAGCCATCATCGGTTTTGCCTTTGTATTCCTGCATCCATTTGACGATGGAAACGGCAGAACGCACCGCTACCTTTTGCACCATGTGCTTGCCAGGAAAACGTTCACTCCACCCAAGGTCATCTTTCCCGTTTCCGCAGTACTGCTAAAAAATTCCGGAACATACGATTCCATGCTTGAATCTGTGTCTTCGAGAATAATGCCCAAAATCGATTACAGCATCAATGAAACAGGTGAAGTCAAGGTTACAAACGACACTGCTGACTTTTACCGTTTCATGGACTTTACCTTGATTGTCGAGGAATTCCAGAAGGTCGTACAGACCACGATTCAAACAGAATGGAAAGCAGAACTTTCGTACCTGCAGCGATACGACTCCATCAGAAAACAGATGCGCGAAATCGTTGACATGCCAGACAAAAAGGCAAACCAGTTCATCATGTTTGTCCAGCAAAATGGTGGCAAGCTATCTAAAAGCAGACGCGACTTTTTCTCGGAACTGACGGATGACGAAATCGAAAAAATGGAAGAAGTAATTTCAACCATATTGAATCTTAAATGAAACTCCACACTCCATTCCTAGACACTCTACGAATTGCAAGCTTTGTTGCAGTATGCGGATACCATGTTGCATACCGATACTGTACAAATGCAATTGGTTCTTTGGATTGGTTTTGGGGCATATCTTTCGAAAGTTTATTTCTATGGTGCGTACCAACATTTGTAATGATTTCTGGAGCAATTTTCCTAAATCCACAGAAGGAAATTCAAATAGCAACCATCTACAAGAAAAATATTTTTAGAATCTTCACGGCATTATTATTCTGGTCGTTCATATACACGCTATGGGCGGTAGATGGCGGTCCTTGGGATTACCTAAATCATTTTATAAAGGGCCATTCTCATTTATGGTTTCTGTACATGATTATCGGCCTTTATGCAATCACCCCATTCTTGCGTAAAATAATTCACGACAGCACTTTAGCCATCTATTTTGTAGGATTAGCATTCTTTGCATCATTTCTTCGCCCTTGGCTATTTTTTTCCTTTTTCCCACACATACTACATATCCCATTCTATATAGACTCC encodes:
- a CDS encoding AAA family ATPase, whose amino-acid sequence is MDLMYMAINNFCYMFERGHKRERPGADELYYVPGLFLKLYFQLNKNSYELKSRYALVELQDKTENTTIFEATLDNIGNEKPLAKQRFNDSEISSIVDNFFYTIVSNYSMQSFVDDNYKRQIYFYADKDDINRIEQKKEFIDHDCKAAYPHSWISPIFHKNDGYIRSLVLNPYRHNGNINLSNEFKLSKERVASLFISIDTIDIPKRYFFRPYKFSHLEIKLNAKKFQYYLDDFLREFENINNPRPIPKESLILDFLRKTNDDFGLAIQNIFKLPNLQTEEIKLNDYEKFENFCYCVAYIKLKLYKITKKYDAYKDFKEVLNLHYGENFVQIEGAASQINDLLQFVLKDPSHITKKIRRLVNFLCLAKGTYLKKITKKNFTQYFNEKSVFYNADGKTDEEPIEHRPQTADDYLSPQIYDDCLPPALFDWELYLNKIDKNENIITDEMGNPIEIPYNQMSSGEVQFLQTFSIHAYHLMNLVSISNKSGRPKYNNFNLVFDEVEICMHPEMQRVFIKKIIDLLVDLETGNNNSYNIFIITHSPFILSDIPTENILYLEDGCAIEEKRRKPTFAQNIGDMMYSSFFMEKTIGEFAEEKLKELIRKRQGKKTHMSDQEADAILKSIGDPVIRSLIEEIEANDD
- a CDS encoding Fic family protein yields the protein MNGAGYQFLIEKYELEVPQPLVRCFFTESSTKSERTSYGQTEIFFPKWRHAFDDTWQNHLNFALKYEGVNLEILKAFFAKVPEAEFVKEVQSKPTGKYCRRIWFLYEFLTGKTLPLEDVTTGVFVELLDGDVQFALPSKNSAKERRQRILNNLPGNRYFCPLVRLTPSVKEFRAEVLKEQSDQLLSQYSPELLYRAVQYLYIKETKSSFAIERETPSQKRMDDFVNLLKEVEKDCLSQESLCKVQEKIVDQRYAQNTWRNDQVYVGETLSPTEERVHYIAPRPEDIPELMGAYLQFAQSLCSADCDAVVSAAIIGFAFVFLHPFDDGNGRTHRYLLHHVLARKTFTPPKVIFPVSAVLLKNSGTYDSMLESVSSRIMPKIDYSINETGEVKVTNDTADFYRFMDFTLIVEEFQKVVQTTIQTEWKAELSYLQRYDSIRKQMREIVDMPDKKANQFIMFVQQNGGKLSKSRRDFFSELTDDEIEKMEEVISTILNLK
- a CDS encoding acyltransferase — translated: MKLHTPFLDTLRIASFVAVCGYHVAYRYCTNAIGSLDWFWGISFESLFLWCVPTFVMISGAIFLNPQKEIQIATIYKKNIFRIFTALLFWSFIYTLWAVDGGPWDYLNHFIKGHSHLWFLYMIIGLYAITPFLRKIIHDSTLAIYFVGLAFFASFLRPWLFFSFFPHILHIPFYIDSPKIAQNTHLTFTAGYTLYFVMGYLISSQGISNKIRKFLYALGIISFCFILYATFTQSLFRITLFKGFFNFLSIPALFQSLAIFTFFRYNLNFSNKFISVLSQSTFGAYLIHALFLECFDKYLNWTSVSQTSLATIPIMTLIIAIMSYTSSLLLRKNSILKRFFT